Proteins encoded by one window of Microtus pennsylvanicus isolate mMicPen1 chromosome 18, mMicPen1.hap1, whole genome shotgun sequence:
- the Tlnrd1 gene encoding talin rod domain-containing protein 1 translates to MASGSAGKPTGEAASPAPGSAVGGASSQPRKRLVSICDHCKGKMQLVADLLLLSSEARPVLSESPASPGAGAESFEQCRDTIIARTKGLSILTHDVQSQLNMGRFGEAGDSLVELGDLVVSLTECSAHAAYLAAVATPGAQPAQPGLVDRYRVTRCRHEVEQGCAVLRATPLADMTPQLLLEVSQGLSRNLKFLTDACALASDKSRDRFSREQFKLGVKCMSTSASALLACVREVKAAPSELARSRCALFSGPLVQAVSALVGFATEPQFLGRAAAVSAEGKAVQTAILGGAMSVVSACVLLTQCLRDLAQHPDGGAKMSDHRERLRNSACAVSEGCTLLSQALRERSSPRTLPPVNSNSVN, encoded by the coding sequence ATGGCTAGCGGCAGTGCCGGGAAACCCACTGGCGAGGCGGCTTCTCCGGCTCCTGGGAGCGCCGTCGGCGGGGCCAGCTCACAGCCGCGGAAGAGGCTGGTGTCAATCTGTGATCACTGCAAGGGCAAGATGCAGCTGGTGGCCGACCTGCTGCTGCTGTCGAGCGAGGCGCGGCCCGTGCTCTCCGAAAGCCCCGCCTCCCCTGGCGCTGGCGCCGAGTCCTTCGAACAGTGCCGGGACACCATCATCGCGCGCACCAAGGGGCTGTCCATCCTCACCCACGACGTGCAGAGCCAGCTCAACATGGGCCGCTTTGGAGAGGCAGGGGACAGTCTCGTGGAACTGGGCGACCTAGTGGTGTCGCTGACCGAGTGTTCTGCGCATGCGGCCTACCTGGCGGCCGTGGCCACGCCGGGGGCTCAAcctgcccagcctggccttgtgGACCGCTACCGTGTGACACGCTGTCGCCACGAGGTGGAGCAGGGCTGCGCTGTGCTTCGAGCCACCCCGCTGGCCGACATGACCCCGCAGCTGCTCCTGGAGGTGTCGCAGGGCTTGTCTCGCAACCTCAAGTTCCTGACGGACGCGTGCGCCCTGGCCAGTGACAAGTCACGGGACCGCTTCTCGCGCGAACAGTTCAAGCTGGGCGTCAAGTGCATGAGCACCAGTGCATCGGCGCTGCTTGCATGCGTGCGCGAGGTGAAGGCAGCGCCCAGCGAGCTGGCCCGCAGCCGCTGCGCGCTCTTCAGCGGGCCCTTGGTGCAGGCCGTGAGCGCCCTGGTGGGCTTTGCCACCGAGCCTCAATTCCTGGGTCGCGCAGCCGCCGTGAGCGCCGAAGGCAAGGCGGTGCAGACCGCCATACTGGGAGGTGCCATGAGCGTGGTGTCTGCCTGCGTGCTCTTGACCCAGTGCCTCAGGGATCTGGCGCAGCACCCCGATGGGGGCGCCAAGATGTCGGACCACAGGGAGAGGCTGAGGAACTCGGCCTGCGCCGTGTCTGAAGGCTGCACCCTGCTATCTCAGGCTTTAAGGGAAAGGTCTTCACCCAGGACTTTACCGCCAGTGAATTCCAATTCTGTGAATTAG